The sequence below is a genomic window from bacterium.
CGGCGGAAGGACTGGACCACCGCCGACCGCGTGCGCAGCGAGCTCTCGCCGCTCGGCGTCCTGCTCGAGGATACCCCCAGCGGCTTCAAGTGGCGCGTCCGATAACGCCGGCGGACCGCCTTCTGCGAACGGCGCGCCGGCCGCGCGCCGCGCACCGATGAGATCAAAGCCCGGCGCGCCCTCGGGGCGACGCGCGCCGGCGGCAGGGCCCGACTCCGGCGGGCAGCCGGCGCTCGTCGGACGCCACGCGGTGCTCGAAGCTCTTCGCGCCGGGCGCCCGGTCTCGCGCGTCTTGGTGTCGCGGACGGCGCACGGGGCGGGGCCGCTGAAGGAGATCCTCGAGACCGCCCGCCGCCGCGGTGTGCCCGTGCAGACCGTCGATCCGCGGCGCCTCGACGTTCTCGCGGAGGGCCTGCCGCACCAGGGGGTCGCCGCGACAGCGGCGGTCCAGCCGCTCGTCGATCTCGACGACGTGCTGGAGGTCGCCCGGCGCCGCGGTCAGCGGCCGTTTCTCATCGTTCTCGACGGGATCGAAGACCCGCACAATCTCGGCGCGGTGATCCGCACCGCCGACGCGGCGGGCGCGCACGGCGTGGTGATCCCGAGGCGGCGCGCCGCGGGGCTTACACCGGCGGTGGCGCGGGCCTCGGCGGGCGCGACGGCGCATCTCGCGGTCGCCGGAGTCGGCAACCTCGCGGCCGCGCTCGAGGAGCTGAAGCGGGCGGGCGTCTGGGTCGTCGGCGCGGATCCCGAAGCGCCCGAGCGGTACGACGGCGGCGCGCTCGGGCCGCCGATCGCGCTCGTCGTCGGCGCCGAGGGGCGCGGCCTGCACCGACTCGTGCGCGAGCGGTGCGACCGGCT
It includes:
- the rlmB gene encoding 23S rRNA (guanosine(2251)-2'-O)-methyltransferase RlmB, which gives rise to MRSKPGAPSGRRAPAAGPDSGGQPALVGRHAVLEALRAGRPVSRVLVSRTAHGAGPLKEILETARRRGVPVQTVDPRRLDVLAEGLPHQGVAATAAVQPLVDLDDVLEVARRRGQRPFLIVLDGIEDPHNLGAVIRTADAAGAHGVVIPRRRAAGLTPAVARASAGATAHLAVAGVGNLAAALEELKRAGVWVVGADPEAPERYDGGALGPPIALVVGAEGRGLHRLVRERCDRLVHIPLRGQVRSLNVSVAAALLLYEAARRAG